From a region of the Lactuca sativa cultivar Salinas chromosome 4, Lsat_Salinas_v11, whole genome shotgun sequence genome:
- the LOC111910651 gene encoding uncharacterized protein LOC111910651 — protein sequence MFTPDLSSMCEKEGSSNTRKNVQIPEINGRPRINLPALRGFLSQFPGKFQKHLKSRFKRPTEKEATNRQTFKFKDAKINLEKQIQAWRNNPVWNDHQPPAIEVSVPKDSLCQLNVEVNVGLPPDAIYNIVIDPDNKRVFKNIQEVLSRKVLIDEGSRQVVELEQAALWRFLFWSGTISVHVMVDQNREDYSMKFKQVKPGFMKRFEGSWKVEPILLDEKLCHPCKPRTLSEYMSCTQGNGRIASKVTLQQLIEPAIVPPPPISWYLRGITTRTTEMLITDLIDEAARIKGVSGTNGIITTTEPDVLSDEQQQIDETFDIKERWALRRRRTRRSM from the exons ATGTTCACACCCGATTTAAGTTCGATGTGTGAAAAAGAAGGGAGTAGTAATACACGGAAGAATGTCCAAATTCCCGAGATAAACGGCCGTCCACGCATTAATCTTCCGGCACTCCGTGGTTTCTTATCACAGTTCCCTGGAAAATTTCAGAAGCATCTTAAG TCAAGGTTCAAGAGGCCAACAGAAAAAGAAGCCACAAACAGGCAGACGTTCAAATTCAAAGATGCAAAAATCAATCTCGAAAAGCAAATTCAAGCTTGGAGAAACAATCCTGTGTGGAATGATCATCAACCCCCTGCTATTGAG GTCAGTGTACCCAAAGACTCTTTATGCCAACTAAACGTGGAAGTGAATGTTGGTTTACCTCCTGATGCAATATACAACATTGTCATTGATCCAGACAACAAGAGAGTCTTCAAGAACATTCAAGAAGTCTTATCCAGAAAGGTTTTGATAGATGAAGGTTCAAGGCAAGTTGTTGAACTTGAACAAGCTGCTTTATGGAGGTTTCTGTTTTGGTCAGGAACAATTTCAGTTCATGTAATGGTAGATCAAAATCGCGAAGATTACTCT ATGAAATTCAAGCAAGTGAAACCTGGATTTATGAAAAGATTTGAAGGAAGCTGGAAAGTAGAACCAATCTTGCTTGATGAAAAACTATGTCATCCCTGTAAGCCAAGAACTTTATCAGAATACATGTCATGTACTCAAGGAAATGGAAGGATTGCATCAAAGGTGACTTTACAGCAACTTATTGAACCTGCAATTGTACCTCCCCCACCAATTTCATGGTACCTTAGAGGAATCACTACAAGAACTACAGAAATGCTTATAACTGATTTAATCGATGAAGCTGCCAGAATCAAAGGTGTTTCAGGCACTAATGGTATTATTACCACAACAGAGCCAGATGTTCTATCTGATGAACAACAGCAGATTGATGAAACATTTGATATTAAAGAAAGATGGGCGTTAAGAAGACGTAGAACACGCAGATCAATGTAa